A region of Culicoides brevitarsis isolate CSIRO-B50_1 chromosome 1, AGI_CSIRO_Cbre_v1, whole genome shotgun sequence DNA encodes the following proteins:
- the LOC134837724 gene encoding uncharacterized protein LOC134837724, with protein sequence MLSGTLTPFVSANWISTPRRPLDNNHHPEDDETKKKDRRNSKSGSNNNQQASKTTITPKSTTEEPQSEPKAPKETRSRPQTTTLTESAGRSTAIEKAYVHDVYENCGAEDTSSGNNSSSNSSCSRVSLNPSVSKFLAALEPGSFVCDVGSGDGRYLSVQNPLLYTIGVDRCYRLTKVARGNGGEVAICDNLDLPFRDESFDAVLSLAVVHHFATTERRVGAIRELARILRIGGRVIITVWALEQRNRRFESQDVLVPWTPNSRNGGMSGDEDDEDDNVPYHPCAEDSTTSTKSVGDGDTSSLSSSSPSDTCYSFVRKAIQKLAGGKKSPWFLESWGSKEAKHDNSFDYEDAKDLPIELRRIEDFDDIPNDATMGGGVKSNSLTSILNPPPPSQIVRSRSSVPSLIGHEELLPDNSQCSSCQTGSTLSLIAPTNSYNTSIESLRRPKLVKQKQSLQDDTEYHLGDKHSKSLVGDDSERNVIVAKTISSIDEEASQKSKDPHEIFKETYGTVVTPVVAGATSDTSRVQLLRKQSSLNEEFERVAESRIREKDRIRKKIQKQTSLNETFLCRSLFTKRLQVIREGFTTKLKTSTGSLERVTKNGFVKIMQNIKIPNPNQFVYNPPLSRTNSIGSTLQPVNPEEERTRRHSRESGSDSSKDSSLQSDTSIESEDSFASVIYIPKPEQLQQMNSSSFDYTLSCTTPNSSKIPSVPTSPLVFPCPPTPAHSPAPPRSGGCGKQPSSGNLTMKETIHFTFDTQFQKPQTTTDDNTASPQLLANTKMGTKQQSPPVLMAQLSPNSLTVTAAIAKPLPKITKQQIKDLPPIPKHPSSKSNKASNKQASFPIVRRVSAAPIVPKLKSLEIFNPETDDLDSDSSEPSSPDSVDSVISTVKTPNVQTEQPTTSLDEGAAIAQAQTLVKDTLQDAVEYVIRERKPNLDPNHGGCDNITDEEERRKHLAEFAEKLSAQLMKELEENNLDPSIMRDHRHKHRHSFDNKQTTTTTKLPEDDPFFVQVNGEDSKDFNQLRKELRERRLMLADLCSNSSSSVSSINNGNSVDRAFYQHDLIPEEDPDTYNEEFNEINYRPDVALIQEEDDSSESLQTSRKTNSQTQQQQQQPSSSNKNIKSNIVSRFTRNRSSSSNKSNSSNQQRSARHGNDAWAHSTSTASLDSPSVGGGSATHHRYFHVFREGELDTLINHHVASLHIVSSYYERASWCVVAEKVQVWTI encoded by the exons ATGTTATCAGGAACGTTAACGCCGTTCGTTTCGGCGAATTGGATTTCGACACCGCGACGACCTCtcgataataatcatcatcccGAAG ATGACGAAACTAAGAAAAAGGATCGTCGGAACAGCAAATCAGGCAGCAACAACAATCAACAAGCATCAAAGACAACGATCACGCCGAAGAGCACAACGGAAGAGCCGCAATCCGAACCAAAAGCACCAAAAGAGACACGTTCTCGTCCCCAAACAACCACTCTTACGGAATCCGCGGGTCGTTCGACAGCCATCGAGAAAGCCTATGTGCATGATGTCTACGAAAATTGCGGCGCCGAGGACACATCAAGTGGCAATAACAGCAGTTCGAATAGCTCGTGTAGTCGCGTTTCGCTCAATCCATCGGTTAGCAAGTTCCTAGCGGCACTCGAGCCGGGCTCCTTTGTTTGCGACGTCGGCAGCGGCGATGGCAGATATTTGTCGGTGCAAAATCCCCTTTTGTATACGATTGGCGTGGATCGATGTTATCGCCTGACAAAAGTGGCACGCGGCAATGGCGGAGAA GTTGCAATTTGTGATAACTTGGATTTGCCGTTTCGCGATGAGTCGTTCGATGCTGTCTTGTCTCTAGCTGTCGTTCATCATTTTGCTACCACAGAGCGTAGAGTGGGTGCCATACGTGAATTGGCTCGCATTTTACGAATTGGTGGCCGAGTGATTATCACAGTTTGGGCCTTGGAGCAACGCAATCGGCGTTTTGAGTCGCAAGACGTGTTGGTGCCATGGACCCCAAACAGCAGAAATGGCGGCATGAGCGGCGACGAGGATGATGAAGATGATAACGTGCCGTACCATCCGTGCGCCGAAGACTCAACGACAAGCACAAAATCCGTTGGCGATGGAGATACGAGTAGTTTGTCGAGTTCGTCGCCGAGCGATACGTGTTACAGTTTTGTGAGGAAAGCTATTCag aaaTTGGCTGGCGGCAAAAAGAGTCCGTGGTTCCTCGAGTCATGGGGCTCAAAAGAAGCAAAACACGACAATAGTTTCGACTACGAAGATGCAAAAGACTTACCGATCGAGTTGCGTCGCATCGAAGATTTCGACGACATTCCAAATGACGCGACAATGGGAGGCGGTGTCAAAAGTAATAGTCTCACAAGTATCCTGAATCCTCCTCCGCCGAGCCAAATTGTGCGATCACGTTCGAGTGTCCCGAGTTTAATTGGGCACGAAGAACTGCTGCCCGACAATTCGCAATGTTCGTCATGCCAAACGGGCTCAACACTTTCGCTCATCGCACCAACGAACAGTTACAACACGTCAATCGAGTCCTTGCGACGCCCCAAACTCGTGAAACAGAAACAATCGCTGCAGGACGACACGGAATACCATCTCGGAGACAAGCATTCAAAGTCTCTGGTTGGCGATGATTCCGAACGAAATGTCATTGTAGCGAAAACCATTAGTTCCATTGACGAAGAAGCCTCGCAGAAAAGCAAAGATCCGcacgaaattttcaaagaaacgtATGGAACAGTTGTTACGCCTGTCGTTGCGGGAGCTACAAGCGACACGTCACGCGTTCAACTCTTAAGGAAGCAAAGTTCGTTGAATGAGGAGTTTGAACGTGTCGCAGAATCGCGAATTCGGGAAAAAGATCGAATACGGAAGAAAATTCAGAAACAAACGTCGTTGAATGAGACATTTTTGTGTCGATCGCTGTTCACGAAACGCTTGCAGGTGATACGGGAAGGCTTTACAACGAAACTCAAGACGTCAACGGGAAGTCTGGAACGCGTAACGAAAAATGGCTTCgtcaaaataatgcaaaatatCAAGATACCGAACCCCAATCAATTTGTATATAATCC TCCGTTGTCGCGCACGAATTCCATCGGGAGCACTTTGCAACCCGTGAATCCGGAGGAAGAACGAACGCGACGCCATTCGCGCGAAAGTGGAAGCGATTCGTCGAAAGATAGCAGTCTGCAGTCCGACACGAGTATCGAGAGTGAAGACAGTTTTGCATCTGTGATTTATATTCCAAAGCCCGAACAATTGCAACAAATGAATTCGAGCAGCTTTGATTATACTCTTTCGTGTACAACTCCTAATAGTAGTAAAATACCGTCAGTGCCAACTTCACCTTTAGTATTTCCCTGTCCTCCAACGCCAGCACACTCTCCGGCGCCTCCCCGTTCGGGCGGATGCGGCAAACAACCGTCATCCGGCAACTTGACCATGAAAGAAACGATTCACTTCACCTTCGACACGCAATTCCAGAAGCCCCAAACGACAACGGACGACAACACGGCATCGCCACAGCTTCTCGCAAACACAAAAATGGGAACAAAACAACAATCGCCGCCCGTACTGATGGCACAACTCTCGCCAAACAGCTTAACAGTGACGGCAGCGATCGCAAAACCCCTACCTAAAATCACGAAGCAACAAATAAAAGACTTACCGCCAATCCCGAAGCATCCAAGCAGCAAATCGAACAAGGCATCGAACAAACAAGCGAGTTTCCCCATTGTTCGACGTGTTTCCGCAGCACCTATCGTGCCAAAATTGAAATCTCTCGAAATATTCAATCCAGAAACGGATGACTTGGATAGCGATTCAAGCGAACCTTCGTCTCCGGATTCCGTTGATAGTGTCATTAGCACCGTTAAGACCCCAAATGTTCAAACGGAGCAACCAACAACGAGTTTGGATGAAGGAGCGGCAATCGCACAAGCTCAAACTTTGGTGAAAGATACGCTGCAAGACGCTGTCGAGTACGTGATACGCGAACGAAAACCAAATTTGGATCCAAATCACGGCGGATGCGACAACATTACGGACGAGGAAGAGCGTCGCAAACATTTGGCTGAATTCGCGGAGAAACTAAGTGCACAACTCATGAAAGAACTGGAGGAAAATAATCTCGATCCGTCAATAATGCGGGATCATCGTCACAAGCATCGACACAGTTtcgacaacaaacaaacaacgacaacgacaaaaCTCCCGGAAGACGATCCCTTCTTCGTGCAAGTCAACGGCGAGGATTCCAAGGATTTTAATCAATTGCGCAAGGAGTTGCGGGAACGTCGTCTCATGCTCGCCGACTTGTGTAGTAATAGTAGTAGTAGCGTTAGTAGCATTAACAACGGCAACAGCGTAGATCGGGCATTTTATCAGCACGATCTCATACCGGAAGAGGACCCCGACACCTACAATGAAGAATTCAATGAGATCAATTATCGACCTGATGTGGCTCTAATACAGGAAGAAGACGACTCCTCCGAGTCTCTTCAAACTAGTCGTAAGACAAACTCTCAGacacagcagcaacaacaacaacccagtagtagtaataaaaatataaaatccaaCATTGTCAGTAGATTCACGCGAaatcgcagcagcagcagcaacaaaagcAACTCATCAAACCAGCAACGAAGTGCTCGGCATGGAAATGACGCATGGGCACATTCAACGAGCACGGCATCGCTCGATTCGCCTTCTGTGGGCGGCGGATCCGCGACTCATCATCGATATTTTCACGTTTTTCGCGAAGGCGAACTCGATACGCTCATCAATCATCATGTGGCGTCGCTGCATATCGTTTCCTCGTACTACGAACGGGCATCGTGGTGTGTCGTTGCCGAAAAAGTTCAAGTCTGGACTATTTGA
- the LOC134834466 gene encoding E3 ubiquitin-protein ligase TRAIP-like encodes MNVSAACIICLVPYSEDLEIVSLSCHHCFHRNCIKEWLKIRSECPQCRKLVKPKHLNRVILSFESGEKFIFDENSHKIDDLEQQLLSKDKILTETDTEVQRMRQKLKKQEKIEADLRRQIKVKDAVINQSLFDVRDIEKMLLDLESASLTQSKEKEEEIKELTLRLKLQDQLLQDFQSKSEGKSSENEEIRVLERKLKETTKELQSLQSKFDQIMSIVDKFKLEKACDSLSKVQISSNEVIDLTIDDLL; translated from the exons ATGAACGTTTCTGCCGCTTGTATCATCTGTCTCGTGCCTTATTCGGAAGACCTGGAAATCGTTTCGCTCAGTTGTCATCATTGTTTTCACAGGAATTGCATCAAGGAATGGCTCAA aattCGGAGTGAATGTCCGCAATGTCGAAAATTAGTGAAACCTAAACATCTGAATCGAGTAATACTGAGCTTTGAAAGTggcgaaaaattcatttttgatgaaaattcacacaaaattgATGACCTTGAACAACAATTATTGAGCAAAGA taaaattttgaccgAAACCGACACGGAAGTGCAACGAAtgcgtcaaaaattgaaaaaacaggaaaaaattgaGGCAGATCTCCGTCGACAAATTAAAGTGAAAGA tgCAGTTATAAATCAGTCACTTTTCGATGTGAGAGACATTGAAAAGATGCTTTTGGACTTGGAAAGCGCTTCATTGACACAGTCAAAggaaaaagaggaagaaaTTAAGGAACTTACGTTGAGATTAAAACTTCAAGA tcaACTATTGCAAGATTTTCAAAGCAAATCTGAAGGAAAATCatcagaaaatgaagaaattcgtGTTTTAGagcgaaaattaaaagaaacaaCGAAAGAATTGCAAAGTCTTCagtcaaaatttgatcaaataatGTCAATTGTGGATAAGTTTAAGCTGGAAAAGGCCTGTGACAGCTTATCAAAggttcaaatttcatcaaatgaGGTCATTGATCTTACAATTGATGATTTGTTATGA